The Polaribacter sp. Q13 sequence AACGTTTGTAATGCCAAACCAACACCTATTAAAAGAGCCGCAGATGCAGCAAATACAGCTGTTACATTTACACCAGAAACATGCATTGCCACCAAGAAAATAATTAAATAAACAAACCATCTAAGGTAACTAAAGACGGTTCCAAATTTATGTTTATCATTTTCAGGCAATTTTTTTGTAACTATTCTTCTAATTAATTTAAGAAGAATTGAAGTTAAAAATAAAGCAAAAATTATATACAACAGCCCTCTAAGACTTACACTAATTTCATTAGAAAAATGAATAGTATAATCTAATATAGAATTTGCTTTCTCTATAATATCACCAGTAACTTCCTGTACGTTATCTTGCATTTACCCTTTATACTTCAACCATTTATATAAATCTTTATAAGTAGGTTTTTTACCATACATTAAAATACCTACGCGATAAATCTTTGCTGCCAACCATACCATAAACACAAATGTAACCAATAATAACGTCATAGAAATGGCCAACTCATACCAAGAAACTCCAAAAGGAACTCTCATTAACATAACAATAGGACTTGTAAATGGAATGTAAGAAAACAGTACCGCAATAGAACCATGAGGATCATTTATAACGGTTGCAAAACCAACATAAATACCTAACATTAAAGGCAACATAATTGGCAACATAAATTGTTGCGTATCTGTTTCATTATCTACCGCTGCACCAACTGCTGCAAACAAAGAACTGTATAACATAAAACCACCTAGAAAATAAAATATGAATAAAATAAACATTTTTAAAATTGGTAATTTTAAAATTTCCTGTACCACTACTTGCATCTCCCCTCCACCAACTGCAGATTTCATTGCTTCCATTTGTTCTGCAGGTACTCTAGCCGATTGCATACCTACAACATCAACCCCAAAAACAGAAGATGCAACGGTTGTTAGCACAAATAGTATAATTCCCCAAATAAAGAATTGTAATAACCCAGCAGAAGCATTTCCTATAATTTTACCTAGCATTAATTGAAAAGGTTTTACAGATGATACTATAATTTCTATAATTCTGCTTGTTTTCTCTTCAATAACACTACGCATTACTGAGTTACCATATATAATAACAAACATCATTAACAGATAACCAGCCATTGCACCAAGGCCTATTTTTAATCCGTTTATTAATTTTGAAGATTCTTCTCCAGAAAAATTAAACATTTTTATATCTGTATTAATTTTAGAAGCTTCTATTTTTTCTAAATCAATACCAAAATTATTTAGTTTTTCATGTCTTATCTTAGTCTCTATTTTATTTTCTAAAGAACCTATTACAGACATCCCTGGAGAATCTGTAGAATAAAACTCTATAGATTTTGCTAGCAATTCTAAACTATCTTGTTTTGGGATAATCAAGGCTCCATAATAATTGCCTTCTTCTACTTTCTTTTTTGTTTCTTCAATCCCTAAAGCAGTATAATCTTTATAATGAATGGTTTTAGAATCTTTAAAATCTTCTTTAGAAAACAAGCCTGAATTATCTACATAGACAACTTCTTTAACTTTTTCTTCATTTTTTTGCATCAGAAAATAAACCAAAGCACCCATACCTAACATTAATAAGGGACTTAAAAAAGTCATCATTATAAATGATTTATTACGAACCTTAGCAATAAATTCTCTATGTATAATTAGTTTTAACTTGCTCATTTTATAAACTGTTTTTATTTATTGCCTGAATAAAAATATCGTTTGCACTTGGTATCAATTCTACAAAATGTTGCACTTCTCCGCTACTTGTTAAAAAAGACAACAAATCGTTTGCAGAATTTCCTTCCGTTAATTTTACATTCATAGTTAAACTATCATTCAATAATTTAAAGTTGGATGGAAAAACTTCAAAGCGCTCTTTTAATTTTGCTTCCACTTCTTTAGGATGATCCGCATGAAGCCCCACTTGAAAAGTATGAGTTCTAAACTGACGTTTGATATCATCTAACTTTCCATCTAAAATCTTGTTCGATTTATCTATTAAGGCTATTTCATCACACATTTCTTCTACAGATTCCATTCTATGCGTAGAAAAAATAATGGTTGCTCCCTCATCTCTAAGTTGTAAAATTTCTTTGGCAATTAATTGCGCATTAATAGGATCGAACCCAGAGAAAGGCTCATCAAAAATTAATAATTTAGGATTGTGCATTACCGTTACAATAAATTGCACTTTTTGCGCCATTCCTTTAGATAGTTCTTCAATTTTCTTGTTCCACCAAGCAGAAATATCAAATTTATCAAACCAATATTTCAAACGTTTTTTAGCTTCGGCTTTACTCAATCCTTTTAATTGCGCTAAATACAAAGCCTGCTCTCCTACTTTCATAGATTTATACAAACCACGTTCTTCTGGTAAATAGCCAATTTGTGCTGTATGATGCGGTGCTAATACTTCTCCATCTAAAATAATAGAACCACTATCTGGCATTGTTATTTGGTTGATAATTCTAATTAAAGATGTTTTTCCGGCTCCATTTGGGCCTAATAATCCAAAAACACATCCTTTAGGAATATGTAATGAAACATTATTTAATGCTCTAAAATCGCCATAGTTTTTTACAACATTGTTAACTTCTAGTAAATTTTTCATCTGCCTTTTAATAATTTTTCTGAAAAGTTCTCAGTAATTACAAACTTACATATTTTCTATGTATTAGTATTTAAATACCCCCAAACGTTACAAGTTAAATGGTTTAAATTATTTCGGATAAAATTCTTTTTGCTATTTGTTTATAAGCTGTATTAACACTTTGTCCTCTATTTACATTCCATTCTTCAAGAGGTAATAATTTTTCTACACCATCATCTTGATGATAAGGTAAAAATTGATAATGATCTAAACTCATTTCTGAAAAATTTTTAGTTCTTTTTTTTACAAGTTCTTCTATTTTTGACCATTGATCCCAAAGACAATCTCTTACCAAAACATTGATAATTTTTTTATTTGGATCTTCTTCGATTAGTTCAATTCCTTTTTTAACCTCTTCGTCCATTATATAATTCGAGTCTAAAAAATTATGAGAAACCATATAGACAATAATATCTGCTGCTGCTAATTCTGATTGTATTTGTGAATTCCATTTTCCTGGTTTCATTTCATCACAAGACCAAGCATTAATTAAATTATATCGTGCTAAAAGTGATAGATGACTTTTTAACTCATCTTTAAACTTATAATCCTTTCTACTATAAGATATAAATATTTTTTTGGCTTTTTTTTCTTTATCCATTTCTTCTTCCATTATTTTATAATCTTTAATTTCATTTTTAGAATGAAAAAAATTATCTGTATTTTTATATAAATAATCTTCTTCACTTAGATCTTTTTTTCTTAACCTGACTAGTGTTCTATCTATAGGATAAATTAGATTAAGCTCACTCAAAACTACTTGTATGGTATTTTCATTTTCACTGAAAATCCGCAATTCTTTTTCATTTTTGTAAAGTTCTATCCAAACTAATGAACCTTCTTTGTCTTTAAAACAAATATAATTCTTGTAAAAGATTTCCTTATCATCAAAATTACAATGGTTTAAAATTTGAACTTGAAGTTGTTGTATTATGGCTAAGAAAACAAAATTAAATTTAACAATTACGTATCTTTCTTTTTCTTCCCATTGAATTGTATCTATACTTTTATCATCAAATAATGATGGACACAAATATTTATAACTTCTATTTAATGAATCAGGGTATCTCTTTGGTTCTGACAATAAATTACTTTTTAACATATACTCTTTAAATAGTCGTCTTTCTTCTGGTTGATATTTATTCCATATAAAATCTAAATCTTCATCATTCAATTTACCTTGAGTTCTTGCTAATGTATTATCTTTTAATTGTATTGTTTTATACACTGGATCTAAAACCCAATCCATTTGTAAGATAATAATATCATCTGCCAACCTTTCATAATAACCAATCACTCCTGATTTATCAAAAAAAGAAAGTAATGCTTTCGGTTCAGAAACTTTAGATTCCTTCCCTAACTCTTCATAACGTTCTAAAGAAATTATTTTATGTGTTTCTTTTTCTTTTTCCAAACGTTCTTGAAATACATGCCAGCTTTCAGGATAATACTTAATAGGGTATCTCTTATGTAAACTTTTAATTTTATTTTTAATAACATCACGAAAACTTTCTACTTCTTCAGTATTGTTTTTGCAATCAAAACGGTATTGTGTAGGGATCAATTCAATTTGCTTATTTCTGTAATTTGTTACAAGTGTTGCTAATTCTAAATCATCAGGAAGCTCTTTACTTTCAAACTCACCGTCAATTACATTCTCTACTAATAATACAATACTTTTCCTACCATAATCCGCAATAAAGTCTAACCAATATTGTAAATTATGAGTTTCTTCTTTAGAACATTTCTTCTTGCTTTCTTTACACCAAACTAGTACATATACTGCCTCCTCTCCCAAGAACAGACGGTGTGTGCTATGCAAGACCTCTTGTCCACCAAAATCCCATACATTCACTTTAACATCTGGTAATACATCTTTCCAAACCCCCAATTGTACTCCTTCTGTTCGTTTATTTATTGGAATTTCAGTTGGAGGTTTCAATGTTTTTAAATGTGCTAACAAAGTACTTTTACCTACACAACCATCACCTAAAAACAATAATTTTGTATTTCTTTTATTTGTGACTCCTAATTTAATATCTTTAAAATAAGCTATTAAACCATTTGCATCATTTAATAAATTGTAAGGTATATCTAATAAATTATTTCTAATATTTATTACTCTAAGCAAAGAAAGATTATTAACTATATTTTGAATACTCTTAACATTAATAATCCTATTAGAATCTAATTCCAAATTACTTAATTTTGTTAGAGACGATAGTGAATCAATATTTGTTAATTTATTATTACCCAAACATAAAGAAACCAAATTTCTCAAATGAGACAAATGAGTAACATCTTTTAATTCATTGTATTCTAAAGATAAATTAGTCAACTCAACTAAAGAAGACAATGGTTCAATACTACTCAAATTATTAAAACTTAAAGTTAAACTCTCTAAACTAGTTAGTGGACGTAAAGATTCTATATCTGTTAATTGATTTCTTTCTATAGCTAATGTTTTTATTTTAAATAAATTAGACACCTCATTAATATTAGATAATCTATTATATCCTAGATTTAATCTTGTGAGATTTGTTAATGAACTTAAGGATTCAATACTTACCAATCTGTTTTCGGATAAGAGTAACAAAGTAAGATTTGTTAAAGAAGATAGTGAACTAATGTCTGTGATTTGATTTTTCCTTAAATCTAAATTTATCAAAAATATTAAAGTAGACAAAGGATTAATATCTATCAATTGATTATACCCCGTAGATAAAGAAGTTAATTTAGTTAAATATGATAAAGAACTAATATCTGTAATTTGATTAGAACTCAAACTCAAATTAGTCAAAGACCTTAAAGTAGATAAAGGATTAATATTTGTAATTTTATTGAAATTCAAATCCAAATGAATCAAAGATGTTAAATTAGATAGAGGATTAACATCATTTAGGTTATTACTTGATAAATTTAAATTACTTAAATTAATTAAAGAAAATAAGGGATTAATGTCTGTTAATTGATTTGAACTTAAATTTAAAGCAAATAAACTCTTCAAATAAAACAAGGGGCTAATATCTGTGATTTGATTTTCTCCTAGATCTAAAATAATTAGGCTATTTAAAGAAGATAATGCACTAATATCTTTCAATTTATTTTTATGCAGATTAAGAAACATTATTTCTTGATTATCATTTAATAAATATGAATTTCTGTTTTTAGAATCAAAAACCCCACCTACTTCTAGTTGTTTTAAGTTAACACCTAACTCATTTTCTAATTTTAATATTTCTGGAGTTTTCATCGCTAATTTATTTTACTCAAATATATCAAATCATAATTACCCTGTAAAAACTCAAATAAGTTTATTTTTTGTTAAATTTATTATGCACGCATAACTTTTTCATTTATTTACTATGCATGCATAGTAAAATTTGTTATATTTGACGTAATGGATAAATTACAATCAATAGATCATGAGCTTAGAGCAACTTGGCAAGCAGTTGCAAAAGTGTATAATGAGCAAGCAGTAAAGCATGATAGTACAATGGCTACTGCTTTTGTGTTATTAAATATCGATAAACAAAACGGAACACCATCTACGGCTTTAGGACCTTTAATGGGTATGGAACCGACAAGTCTTTCTAGAATTTTAAAAACGATGGAAGATAAAGGTGCTATTTGCCGAGAAAAAAACCCCGATGACGGTAGAAGCATTCTAATTAAATTAACAGATTACGGCATAGAAATGCGTAAAATATCTAAAGCCTATGTAATACAATTTAATGAAACTATAAGAGAAAATGTTTCTGATAAAGAGTTAGCAGGTTTTTTTAAAGTAACATCAACAATTAACAAATTAATTGCTGACAAACATATTTATGGTACTGTTAGTAATAAAGTATAAAAAACAATTAACTAATGAATAGAAGAATTAAAAAAGTAGCAATAGTTGGCTCTGGAATTATGGGAAGCGGAATTGCTTGTCATTTTGCAAACATTGGCGTTGAAGTTCTATTATTGGACATTGTGCCAAGAGAATTAAACGCCAAAGAAAAAGCTAAAGGATTAACCCTCGAAGACAAAGTTGTACGAAATCGTTTAGTAAATGATGCACTTACAGCTTCCCTTAAATCTAAGCCTTCTCCTATTTATAATCAAAAATTTGCGAACAGAATTACTACTGGTAATTTAGATGATGATATTGCAAAAGTTGCTGATGTAGATTGGATTATGGAAGTTGTTGTAGAAAGACTAGATATAAAAAAAATAGTTTTTGAAAAACTAGAAAAATACAGAACTCCAGGAACAATTATTTCTTCAAACACTTCTGGTATTCCTATTCAATTTATGAATGAAGGAAGAAGTGAAGACTTCCAAAAGCATTTTGCTGTCACTCACTTTTTTAATCCTCCAAGATATTTAAAACTTTTCGAAGTTGTTCCTGGACCAGATTGTAAACAAGAAGTTACAGATTTCTTAATGATGTATGGTGAAAAATTCTTAGGAAAAACTTCTGTTTTAGCAAAAGATACACCTGCGTTTATAGGTAATAGAGTTGGAATTTTCGGAATTCAGTCTTTATTTCATCAAGTAAAAGAATTAGGCTTAACAGTTGAAGAAGTAGATAAATTGACAGGACCAGTAATTGGTCGTCCAAAATCTGCAACCTTTAGAACCGTAGATGTTGTTGGTTTAGATACGCTAGTACACGTTGCTAACGGAATCTATGAAAACTGTCCTGATGATGAAGCTCACGATTTATTTAAGCTTCCTAGTTTCATCAACCAAATGATGGAAAACAAATGGTTGGGAAGTAAAACTGGACAAGGTTTCTACAAAAAAACAGTAAATGCTGAAGGAAAAAAAGAAATTTTAACTTTAGACTTAGATACTTTAGAATATCGTTCTTCTAAAAGAGCAAAATTTGCAACTTTAGAACTTACGAAAACGATTGATAAGCCAATTGACCGATTTAAAGTATTGATTGGTGGAAAAGATAAAGCTGGTGAATTCTATAGAAAGAACTTCGCAGCCATGTTTGCATACGTCCAAAATAGAATTCCAGAAATTTCTGATGAATTGTATAAGATTGATGATGCCATGAAAGCAGGATTCGGTTGGGAAAATGGTCCTTTCGAAATTTGGGATGCCGTTGGTGTAGAAAAAGGAATCGAACTAATGAAAGCCGAAGGTAAAGAACCTGCAACTTGGGTAACAGAAATGTTAGCTTCTGGTTCTAAATCGTTCTATTCAGTAAAAGAAGGAGCTACTTATTTTTATGACATTCCTTCTAAATCTCAAACTAAAAAACCGGGTCAGGATGGTTTTATTATTTTAGATAACATTAGAAAATCAAACGAAGTTTTTAAAAATTCTGGTGTTGTTATAGAAGATATTGGAGACGGAATTTTAAATATAGAATTCCAATCTAAAATGAACACCATTGGTGGAGACGTTTTAGCAGGAATTAATAAAGGTATTGATTTAGCAGAAAAAGATTTTCAAGGTCTAGTGGTTGGTAACCAAGCAGCAAATTTTTCTGTTGGGGCAAATATTGGAATGATTTTTATGATGGCTGTAGAGCAAGAATATGATGAATTAAATTATGCCATTAAATATTTTCAAGACACGATGATGCGTATGCGCTATTCATCTATACCAACTATTTCTGCTCCACACGGAATGGCTTTAGGTGGTGGTTGTGAAATTTCTTTACATGCCGATAAAGTGGTTGCAGCAGCAGAAACGTATATGGGATTAGTAGAATTTGGAGTTGGTGTAATTCCTGGTGGTGGTGGTTCTAAAGAAATGGCTTTAAGAGCATCAGATTCTTTTAAGAAAGGAGACGTAGAATTAAACGTTTTACAAGAAAACTTCTTAACCATAGGTATGGCAAAAGTATCTACTTCTGCTTATGAAGCTTTCGATTTAGGGTTACTTCAAAAAGGAAAAGATGTTGTAGTTGTTAATAAAGACCGACAAATTGCAACTGCAAAAGCACATGCAAAACTAATGGCGGAAAGTGGATATACACAACCCGCAAAACGTACTGATGTTACCGTTTTAGGAAAACAAGCTTTAGGAATGTTTTTGGTAGGTACAGATTCTATGAAAGACTCTAAATACATTAGTGAACATGACATGAAAATTGCCAATAAATTAGCATATGTAATGGCTGGAGGTGATTTATCTGAACCAACATTGGTTACAGAACAGTATTTATTAGATCTAGAGAGAGAAGCATTTTTGAGTTTATGTACAGAACGTAAAACGTTAGAAAGAATTCAAGCAATGTTAAAAACTGGAAAACCATTAAGAAATTAGATTATTAGAACGTTAGATTTCTCGATTGTTAGAAATCTAAATATCTGAAAATCCAATAATCTAAAAATCAAGAAAAAATGAAAACAGCATATATAGTAAAAGCATATAGAACAGCAGTTGCAAAAGCTCCAAAAGGTGTTTTTCGCTTTAAACGAGCAGACGAATTAGGTGCAGAAACCATTCAGCACATGATGAAAGAAATCCCAAATTTGGATGTAAAACGCATCGATGATGTAATGGTTGGTAATGCAATGCCAGAAGGAGCACAAGGGTTAAACATGGCACGATTTATTTCCTTAATAGGATTAAACTCAGTGGATGTTCCTGGTGTTACCGTAAACCGTTTCTGTTCTTCTGGAATAGAAACAATTGCCATGGCAGCAGCTAAAATTAATGCAGGAATGGCAAGTTGTATTATTGCAGGTGGAGCAGAAAGCATGAGCTCTGTACCAATGACTGGTTTTAAACCAGAATTGAATTATGATACTGTTAAATCTGGTCATGCTAATTATTATTGGGGAATGGGAAACACTGCAGAAGCAGTTGCAAACCAATTTAATGTTTCTAGAAAGGATCAAGATGAATTTGCATTTAATTCTCACATGAAAGCTTTAAAAGCGCAAGCAGAAAACCGTTTTCAAGATCAAATAGTTCCTATTGAAGTTGAAGAAACCTTTTTAGATGCAAACGGAAAAAAAGCAACAAGAAAATATACAGTAACTAAAGATGAAGGACCTAGAAAAGGGACTTCTATTGAAGTTTTAAATAAATTACGCGCAGTTTTTGCGGCAGGTGGAAGTGTAACAGCTGGTAACTCATCTCAAATGAGTGATGGTGCTGCTTTTGTTATGGTGATGAGTGAAGAAATGGTAAAAGAATTAAATCTAGAACCTATTGCAAGAGTAGTAAATTATGCTGCTGCAGGTGTAGAACCAAGAATTATGGGAATTGGTCCTGTAGCTGCAATACCTAAGGTTTTAAAACAAGCAGGTTTACAACAAAAAGATATTGAACTAATTGAATTGAATGAAGCTTTTGCTTCTCAATCTTTAGCAGTAATGCGTGAGCTAGACCTAAACCAAGACATTGTAAATGTAAATGGTGGCGCCATTGCATTAGGACATCCATTAGGTTGTACTGGTGCAAAATTATCTGTGCAATTATTCGATGAAATGCGCAAACGTAACATGAAGAACAAATACGGAATGGTAACCATGTGTGTTGGTACTGGACAAGGTGCTGCAGGTGTGTTTGAGTTTTTGTCTTAAACGACATAAGACTAAATGAACTTAAGACGTAAGACTTAAATTCAATAAAAAAATTATATAACTAACAAAATCTGGTAATTCAATTGACGTCTTATGTCATCAGTCTTACCATCATAAGTCAATAAAAATATGGAAACAACTAATAAAGAACTTTTAAGAGGTGGACAATTTCTTGTAAAAGAAACAAACTGTGAAGATGTATTTACTCCAGAAGATTTTTCTGAGGAGCAACAGATGATGAAGGAAGCGGTTATGGAATTTAACGACAGAGAAATCATTCCGCATAAAGCACGTTTTGAAGCTAAAGACTATGCGCTTACTGAAGAAGTAATGGTAAAAGCTGGTGAATTAGGGTTTCTAGGAGTTGCAGTGCCTGAAGCTTATGGAGGATTAGGAATGGGATTTGTTTCTACCGTTTTAACTTGCGATTATATTTCAAGCGGAACAGGTTCTTTTAGTACTGCTTTTGGTGCGCATACTGGTATTGGAACTATGCCAATTACTTTATACGGAACGGAAGAACAAAAACAAAAATATGTTCCTAAACTAGCTACAGGTGAGTGGTTTGGTGCATATTGTTTAACAGAACCAGGTGCTGGCTCTGATGCAAATTCAGGAAAAACAACTGCAGAATTGTCTGCTGATGGAAAATCATACAAAATTAACGGACAAAAAATGTGGATTTCGAACGCAGGTTTTTGTCGTTTAATGATCGTTTTTGCTCGTATAGAAGGTGATAAAAACATAACAGGTTTTATCGTTGAATTTGATAAAGAAAATCAGAATGGAATTACTTTAGGAGAAGAAGAACATAAATTAGGAATTAGAGCTTCATCAACAAGACAAGTATTTTTTAATGATACGGTAGTACCAGCAGAAAACATGTTAGCTGGTCGTGGAGAAGGTTTTAAAATTGCAATGAATGCTTTAAATGTTGGGCGAATTAAATTAGCCGCCGCTTGTTTAGATTCTCAAAGAAGGGTGATTACACATGCTGTAAAATATGCAAATGAGCGCAAGCAGTTTAAAACTCCTATTGCAGATTTTGGTGCCATTAAAGTAAAATTAGCAGAAATGTCAACGAATTCTTATGTTGGCGAATCAGCAACCTATAGAGCTTCTAAAGATATTGAAGACAGAATTGCATTAAGAGTTGCAGCAGGAAACACACATCAAGAAGCAGAATTAAAAGGTGTAGAAGAATATGCTATTGAATGTTCTATTTTAAAAGTGGCCGTTTCCGAAGACATACAAAGTTGTGCCGATGAAGGAATTCAGATTTTTGGAGGAATGGGATTCTCTGAAGAAACTCCTATGGAATCTGCCTGGAGAGATGCAAGAATTGCACGTATTTACGAAGGAACAAATGAAATTAACAGAATGCTTTCTGTAGGAATGTTGATTAAAAAAGCCATGAAAGGGCATGTAGATTTATTAGGCCCAGCAACAGAAGTTGCAAATAGCTTAATGGGTATTCCTTCTTTTGATACTCCTGATTTTTCAGAAT is a genomic window containing:
- a CDS encoding MarR family winged helix-turn-helix transcriptional regulator, with translation MDKLQSIDHELRATWQAVAKVYNEQAVKHDSTMATAFVLLNIDKQNGTPSTALGPLMGMEPTSLSRILKTMEDKGAICREKNPDDGRSILIKLTDYGIEMRKISKAYVIQFNETIRENVSDKELAGFFKVTSTINKLIADKHIYGTVSNKV
- a CDS encoding ABC transporter ATP-binding protein, producing the protein MKNLLEVNNVVKNYGDFRALNNVSLHIPKGCVFGLLGPNGAGKTSLIRIINQITMPDSGSIILDGEVLAPHHTAQIGYLPEERGLYKSMKVGEQALYLAQLKGLSKAEAKKRLKYWFDKFDISAWWNKKIEELSKGMAQKVQFIVTVMHNPKLLIFDEPFSGFDPINAQLIAKEILQLRDEGATIIFSTHRMESVEEMCDEIALIDKSNKILDGKLDDIKRQFRTHTFQVGLHADHPKEVEAKLKERFEVFPSNFKLLNDSLTMNVKLTEGNSANDLLSFLTSSGEVQHFVELIPSANDIFIQAINKNSL
- a CDS encoding ABC transporter permease, encoding MSKLKLIIHREFIAKVRNKSFIMMTFLSPLLMLGMGALVYFLMQKNEEKVKEVVYVDNSGLFSKEDFKDSKTIHYKDYTALGIEETKKKVEEGNYYGALIIPKQDSLELLAKSIEFYSTDSPGMSVIGSLENKIETKIRHEKLNNFGIDLEKIEASKINTDIKMFNFSGEESSKLINGLKIGLGAMAGYLLMMFVIIYGNSVMRSVIEEKTSRIIEIIVSSVKPFQLMLGKIIGNASAGLLQFFIWGIILFVLTTVASSVFGVDVVGMQSARVPAEQMEAMKSAVGGGEMQVVVQEILKLPILKMFILFIFYFLGGFMLYSSLFAAVGAAVDNETDTQQFMLPIMLPLMLGIYVGFATVINDPHGSIAVLFSYIPFTSPIVMLMRVPFGVSWYELAISMTLLLVTFVFMVWLAAKIYRVGILMYGKKPTYKDLYKWLKYKG
- a CDS encoding leucine-rich repeat domain-containing protein — encoded protein: MKTPEILKLENELGVNLKQLEVGGVFDSKNRNSYLLNDNQEIMFLNLHKNKLKDISALSSLNSLIILDLGENQITDISPLFYLKSLFALNLSSNQLTDINPLFSLINLSNLNLSSNNLNDVNPLSNLTSLIHLDLNFNKITNINPLSTLRSLTNLSLSSNQITDISSLSYLTKLTSLSTGYNQLIDINPLSTLIFLINLDLRKNQITDISSLSSLTNLTLLLLSENRLVSIESLSSLTNLTRLNLGYNRLSNINEVSNLFKIKTLAIERNQLTDIESLRPLTSLESLTLSFNNLSSIEPLSSLVELTNLSLEYNELKDVTHLSHLRNLVSLCLGNNKLTNIDSLSSLTKLSNLELDSNRIINVKSIQNIVNNLSLLRVINIRNNLLDIPYNLLNDANGLIAYFKDIKLGVTNKRNTKLLFLGDGCVGKSTLLAHLKTLKPPTEIPINKRTEGVQLGVWKDVLPDVKVNVWDFGGQEVLHSTHRLFLGEEAVYVLVWCKESKKKCSKEETHNLQYWLDFIADYGRKSIVLLVENVIDGEFESKELPDDLELATLVTNYRNKQIELIPTQYRFDCKNNTEEVESFRDVIKNKIKSLHKRYPIKYYPESWHVFQERLEKEKETHKIISLERYEELGKESKVSEPKALLSFFDKSGVIGYYERLADDIIILQMDWVLDPVYKTIQLKDNTLARTQGKLNDEDLDFIWNKYQPEERRLFKEYMLKSNLLSEPKRYPDSLNRSYKYLCPSLFDDKSIDTIQWEEKERYVIVKFNFVFLAIIQQLQVQILNHCNFDDKEIFYKNYICFKDKEGSLVWIELYKNEKELRIFSENENTIQVVLSELNLIYPIDRTLVRLRKKDLSEEDYLYKNTDNFFHSKNEIKDYKIMEEEMDKEKKAKKIFISYSRKDYKFKDELKSHLSLLARYNLINAWSCDEMKPGKWNSQIQSELAAADIIVYMVSHNFLDSNYIMDEEVKKGIELIEEDPNKKIINVLVRDCLWDQWSKIEELVKKRTKNFSEMSLDHYQFLPYHQDDGVEKLLPLEEWNVNRGQSVNTAYKQIAKRILSEII
- a CDS encoding acyl-CoA dehydrogenase family protein, whose protein sequence is METTNKELLRGGQFLVKETNCEDVFTPEDFSEEQQMMKEAVMEFNDREIIPHKARFEAKDYALTEEVMVKAGELGFLGVAVPEAYGGLGMGFVSTVLTCDYISSGTGSFSTAFGAHTGIGTMPITLYGTEEQKQKYVPKLATGEWFGAYCLTEPGAGSDANSGKTTAELSADGKSYKINGQKMWISNAGFCRLMIVFARIEGDKNITGFIVEFDKENQNGITLGEEEHKLGIRASSTRQVFFNDTVVPAENMLAGRGEGFKIAMNALNVGRIKLAAACLDSQRRVITHAVKYANERKQFKTPIADFGAIKVKLAEMSTNSYVGESATYRASKDIEDRIALRVAAGNTHQEAELKGVEEYAIECSILKVAVSEDIQSCADEGIQIFGGMGFSEETPMESAWRDARIARIYEGTNEINRMLSVGMLIKKAMKGHVDLLGPATEVANSLMGIPSFDTPDFSELFSEEKLMISKLKKTFLMVAGAALQKYGPEIEKHQQLLIAASDILIEIYMAESAILRTEKNVKRTNEKEQSVQIAMSKLYLYHAVDIIEEKGKESIISFAEGDEQRMMLMGLKRFTKYQNYPDIVDLRNEIAEKVKAENKYCF
- a CDS encoding 3-hydroxyacyl-CoA dehydrogenase/enoyl-CoA hydratase family protein, whose amino-acid sequence is MNRRIKKVAIVGSGIMGSGIACHFANIGVEVLLLDIVPRELNAKEKAKGLTLEDKVVRNRLVNDALTASLKSKPSPIYNQKFANRITTGNLDDDIAKVADVDWIMEVVVERLDIKKIVFEKLEKYRTPGTIISSNTSGIPIQFMNEGRSEDFQKHFAVTHFFNPPRYLKLFEVVPGPDCKQEVTDFLMMYGEKFLGKTSVLAKDTPAFIGNRVGIFGIQSLFHQVKELGLTVEEVDKLTGPVIGRPKSATFRTVDVVGLDTLVHVANGIYENCPDDEAHDLFKLPSFINQMMENKWLGSKTGQGFYKKTVNAEGKKEILTLDLDTLEYRSSKRAKFATLELTKTIDKPIDRFKVLIGGKDKAGEFYRKNFAAMFAYVQNRIPEISDELYKIDDAMKAGFGWENGPFEIWDAVGVEKGIELMKAEGKEPATWVTEMLASGSKSFYSVKEGATYFYDIPSKSQTKKPGQDGFIILDNIRKSNEVFKNSGVVIEDIGDGILNIEFQSKMNTIGGDVLAGINKGIDLAEKDFQGLVVGNQAANFSVGANIGMIFMMAVEQEYDELNYAIKYFQDTMMRMRYSSIPTISAPHGMALGGGCEISLHADKVVAAAETYMGLVEFGVGVIPGGGGSKEMALRASDSFKKGDVELNVLQENFLTIGMAKVSTSAYEAFDLGLLQKGKDVVVVNKDRQIATAKAHAKLMAESGYTQPAKRTDVTVLGKQALGMFLVGTDSMKDSKYISEHDMKIANKLAYVMAGGDLSEPTLVTEQYLLDLEREAFLSLCTERKTLERIQAMLKTGKPLRN
- a CDS encoding acetyl-CoA C-acyltransferase, which produces MKTAYIVKAYRTAVAKAPKGVFRFKRADELGAETIQHMMKEIPNLDVKRIDDVMVGNAMPEGAQGLNMARFISLIGLNSVDVPGVTVNRFCSSGIETIAMAAAKINAGMASCIIAGGAESMSSVPMTGFKPELNYDTVKSGHANYYWGMGNTAEAVANQFNVSRKDQDEFAFNSHMKALKAQAENRFQDQIVPIEVEETFLDANGKKATRKYTVTKDEGPRKGTSIEVLNKLRAVFAAGGSVTAGNSSQMSDGAAFVMVMSEEMVKELNLEPIARVVNYAAAGVEPRIMGIGPVAAIPKVLKQAGLQQKDIELIELNEAFASQSLAVMRELDLNQDIVNVNGGAIALGHPLGCTGAKLSVQLFDEMRKRNMKNKYGMVTMCVGTGQGAAGVFEFLS